The sequence below is a genomic window from Streptococcus oralis.
TTACTTTCCTCTGCATGTGGTTGCTTAAGAAAAAAGTATCACCAATCACAATCATCCTTGCTCTCTTTGCAGTAGGTATCGCAGCTCGTTTCTTCGGTATCATGTAATCCAAGCCATCGAGAATATAGATAAAAAGAATCAGGATTAAACCCTGATTCTTTTTGTGTGTCAACTTTTTCTCCTAGTCAGATAATGAAAACCTCCAATCGCCACTGCTAGAATGGCAACATAGAGCATCTGATTGGCTTCTAAAGGCACAAAAGCTCCTTGCAGGATAAAAGTATTGGCAAGTACGCCAACAAGGGCTGCAAGGCTCAAAAACGTGAGCAAGAGTAGCTTGTATCGATTAAAGGGAAGGCTGACCTTGGCAACCAGGCACAGACCATTGATCAAAGCAAGGAGGAAGCAAATAAATTTGACCTGACCTGGGACAGTGATAAAGAAGTTCGTCAAGAGAACACTAGCGACTAGAATGCCACCACCAATCGCCGCGTTGGTTAGAATATCTCTCATAAAATGTGTGCTAACCTTTTCTTTATTGGACTCAAAAGTCAGGAAGAAGGATGGAATCCCAATCGTAATGGCTGAAATGATTGTAAACTGAATGGGGATAAAGGCAAATTCCAAACCAAATATCACACTTAGAATCGCAAATACAATGGAAAAGAAAGTCTTTGTTAGAAAGAGGGAGGCGACTTTTTGGATGTTATTGATGACACGGCGGCCTTCCATCAAGATATCATAAAATACTGCAAAATCATCAGTGAGAAAGACGATATTGGAGACGCTTTTAGCTGCGCTAGTAGCACCATTCATGGCAAAACTAATATCTGCTTTCTTGAGAGCCAGAACATCATTGACCCCGTCGCCACTCATAGCAACTGTTTTACCAGCATTTTGCAAAACGGTCACCATCTTTTCTTTCTGTTCAGGTGTCACCCGACCAAAGATGTCATGTTCCAAGACCACTCTTTCAAAGTCCTCATCACTCACCTTGGTCATATCAATTGCTCGCGCTGATTCTTTAAATCCTGCCTTACGAGCAACCCCATATACAGCCACATGATTATCCCCACTGATAATCTTCACTTCAACACCTTGTGACTCGAAATAGTCAAAGGTTTCCTTGGTATTATCCTTGATCTCATCTGACAGAACGACATGCCCTAATAGTTCCATATCGTCTGGGCTTGTAATCTGGTCCTTGCTATGAGCAAGCGATAAGATTCGAAAACCTTGCTGTTTTAGATGTTCATAGTAAGGATCCATCGCTTGGGTAAAGCCGAGAAACTCATAAGCCCCGAAGAAATAGGTTCCACCGTCTTTTACTTGAACAAAGGAATACTTGTTTTTACTTGAAAAGGCACCAACTTCTTGAACGTCCCACTTTTTCTCACAGGTTAAGTAAGTCTTCAGAGCCCGCGACGTCGCATTTTCATCCTCAAAATAAGCCAGATACGAAGACAGTTTCTCTGCTAAATTAGCATCCATTTCTCGGACCTTCATATTACCAGTCGTGATGGTTCCTGTCTTATCAAAACAAAGAACATCTACACGCGCCAAGGTCTCCACACAGTATAGTTCCTGCACCAGAACCTTCTTTTTAGCCAGCTTCATGGCCGCTACCGCCAGAGACACACTGACCAGGAGAATCAATCCCTCTGGAATCATGCCGACCAAGGCTCCAGAACTTCCTAAGACAATCTCAACATAAGACCGCCCTAGACTAAAACCTCTGACATAGAGCAGAATGGCAACTGGCACCAGCAAGATAGAGACGATTTTTAGAATCTTATCCATGTAATCGCGTAGTTGAGAAGGATATTTTTTAAATTCCTTGCTGGATTTTGCGAGTTTATTGATGTAGCTATCGGGACCCACAGCCGTTGCCGTAACCAGACAAGTACCGCTGACGACATTGCTTCCGCTCATCAGCTTATCACCAACCGTTTTAAAGATCGAATCACTCTCACCAGTCAGCAAAGACTCATCCACTTCAATATTCCCTTCAAGCACTTCTGCATCGACAGGCACCTGATCACCCAGATTGAGATGCAGATACTCCCCTAGAACTATGTCCTCCGGATCAATCTCAATCGTTTGACCATCTCGGTTGACCCTATACTTACTTTTACCAAGCAAACTTAGCTTTTCCAGAGCATTTTTTGAACGCACTTCTTGGAAAATACCGATGGCTGTATTGATAGCAATCACACCTAAAAAGAGCATATTTTCAAATCGCAAGGTTGTGGCTACCAGAACTGCCAGAGCCAAGTTCATGGCATTAAAGAAGGTAAAGATATTTGAAACGACGATTTCCTTTGTTGTTTTATAAGGTTTAATGTCACTAATATTTCGTTGACGATCCTTGATGTCTTGACTGCTTAAATACTTCATTTCTACTCCGATATCCTTTTGTACTACTATAATAACACATATCCTTTCCTCTGTCACTTAAAGACTTAAAATAAGAAGAACTCCCTTGGTAAGCATCATCTATCGCCACTTTAAGAAGAACTTAAAAAGAGGCTAGGATTTCCCTAACCTCTTTTCTTTATGATTTATTCTGCCAAGGCACCCATTGGATCCCATGGTGCTAACACGATTGGTTCTGCTTCATAGGCAGCTCGTTCTTCTGCTGTCAACAATTCCTTACGAACAACGATTTGGTAAGTGTATTCGTCCATCCAAGCGTCTGAGGCAACAAAGTAACCATCTGTACCGACCTTGTCTCCCCAAGAGTTCTCAACCTTCCACTTGGTTGACTTGCCGTTTTCATCCAAGTCCACACCTGTCAAGACCATGGCGTGGGTCATCAAGCTTTCGCTGTAGTCCAAGCGTCCAGCCTTGTCTTGAGTGAGTTGAATGTCCATGCTTGATTCAAAGTCATAAACATCTGTCGCAAGGATTCCAGCTTTACGGTTGCTGAGTTGGCCGACATCTGAACCAAACCAAACAGTTTCTCCTGTCTGCATTTGGGCAATCGCCAATTCTTTCAAGCGCTCCATTGGAACGTTGATATAACGAACTGCACGGCTACCGACGACATTTCCCAACATCTCAACTGTATAAGATTTACCGTAAGGTTTGTCGGTAGTTGGAGCATTGATAACCGAAACATAATCTTCTAGAGGAAGATTGACATATTTCTTGTAAAACTCTTGTGGTGTGATGCCCTTTTCACTTTGGTAGTTATCATCCTTGTCACGATAAGCAAAGTCAAACTGACGTGGTGGAAGACCCAAGGACATGGCAAGGAAGTTAAAGATTTCTTGCAAGAGGTCTTCTTTCTTAGCTTGAACAGTCGCTTGGTCTGCACCAGAAGCCAACAAATCACGCAAGATTTGAGCATCTTGGCGAAGCAATTTGTTGAGAATAGCATTTAGCTCACGGCTGTTGCTAGATGAGATAGACTCGGGATAAACAGACTTAGGCACGACACCGTATTTCTCAAAGAGGGCAACGACCATATCCCACTGTCCACCGTCTTGTTGAGGTGTTTGGAGTAGGAAGCTAACCTTGCGGCTCGTCAATTCTTGGTCTGCAGTCGCAATGACTTGCTCCAAGAACCAGTTTGATTTCTCATACTTGTCCCAGAAGAAGGTGTGGGCTTGTGACAGTTCAAAGTTTTCGAGCTTGTATTGAGAGATGAGTTTGTGACGGAAGGTATTAAGGGCTGCAAACATCCAGCAACGACCAGAGGCTTTCTGGTTGGTAACCTTGTCCTTGGTCAAATCAAGCGAGAAAACAGGTGTATTGTCTACATGGCTTTGACGGCGTTCTAGAGCTGCAAAAATTCCGTTGTGGCTAGCTGCGTTTTCGATCGCTTGGTATTTGACATTTGCTTCATAGTTGGCAAATAATTTATCAGTAAATGATTCTTGAATCGCGTTCATAGATTCCTCCTTTTATTCTACTGTCTATTATAACTCTTTTCACAAATGAAGCAACTGAAAAACGAAAAAGGCAGGGACATTCTCCTCGCCTTTTTACTAACATATATTGAACTAGCCTACGCTTGCAAGTAGGTTTTCTACTTCCTCCTTGCTCAAACGACGCCATTCTCCCCGTTTCAAATTCTCATCCAAAACTAGAGTCCCCATCGTCAAACGTTGCAGGTCTATTACTTCCTTGCCACAGTAAGCTACCATGCGTTTGACTTGATGAAACTTCCCTTCAGCAATGGTCACACGAACCAGACTTTGATTCTTTTCTCTATCAATAGACACAAGCTCCAGCTTAGCCGGCTGGCAGGTAAAGTCCTTGAGCGGAATGCCCTTGGCAAATGTCTCCACATCTTCTTGGGTCATAATACCTTTGACTTGAGCTAGATAAGTCTTATCCACATGACGTTTAGGCGAAAGAAGAGCATGGGCAAGCTGGCCGTCATTGGTCAAAAGCAGGAGGCCATGCGTGTCAATATCCAAGCGCCCTACTGGAAAAACTTCCTTGGTCCGAGCAATATCATCCAACAAGTCCAACACTGTTCTGTGTTTAGAATCCTCAGTCGCTGAAATGACTCCTTGGGGCTTGTTCATCATGTAGTAGACAAACTCTTCATACTCCAGCACTTGGCCATCAAAGCGAATCTCATCTCTTTCTTCATTAATCTGCAATTTAGCTGACTTTTCTTTTTTACCATTTACTGTCACGCGTCCAGCCTTGAGCAAGTTTTTGACTTCTGTCCGACTCCCCACAGCACAGGCAACTAAAAATTTATCTAATCTCATAGAACTATTATATCATACTCAAAAGGAGGCTGGTACAATGACCAACCTCCTTTTCTTTTCAGATTTAGGAACTTAACTTCCTCGTCTCCAGAAGATAGCTAAGACAAGCATGGCTCCCAAAACGGCAGGAATAACAGCTGTTCCCGCTAAAATTGGTCCCCAAGTTCCAAAGAGCAGATGCCCCAGAAAGGCACCAATCCAGCCGAGAAACATCTTCCCAAAGCATCCCATACTTTCTCCGCGATTGGTCAAAGCACCTGCCAAGAGTCCCACTAGGAGACCAACAAACATACTTCCTAGCATTGTAACTCCTTAAATTGCCCAATCTCCATTGCGGAAAAGGGGTACGCGTGTTCCATCCTCACGGATACCATCGATATCCATCTGATTAGAACCAATCATAAAGTCCACGTGAACATCTGAACGGTTAAGTCCCGCAGCTTCAAGTTCTTCTTCGCTCATCTCTGCGCCACCAACGACGCTAGTCGCATAGGCTGCACCGATAGCCAAGTGGTTTGAAGCATTCTCATCGAAAAGGGTGTTGAAGAAGGTAATGCCTGATTGAGAAATTGGACTTGGATCTGGTACCAAGGCACATTCACCCAAGGCACGCGCGCCCGCATTTTCAAAGACAAGGTCTTTCATGACCTGATCACCCTTCTCAGCTGAAATATCCACGATTTGACCATCCTTGAAGGTTACTTTAATCCCTTCGATGATATTGCCGTTATAGCTAAGTGGTTTTGTAGAAGTTACATAACCATCTGCACGACGGAAGTCAGGGGCCGTAAAGACTTCTTCTGTCGGCATATTTGGCAAGAATCCTTCGTCCTGTGCATTGACAGCACCAGCTGATTCCCAAACGTGGTTCTTTGGCAAGCCAAGAGTCAAATCTGTCCCTGGCGCTGTGTAGTGAAGGGCTGAGAATTGTTCTTTATTTAGCATTTCTGCCTTGCTCTTGAGGATAGCTGCATGCTCTTCCCAAGCCTTAACGGGATCTTCTTCGTAGACACGGCAAGTTTTGAAGATTTGGTCCCAGAGGAGGTCAACTGCTTCTTCGTCGCTTGTGGCATTTGGAAAGACTTTCTTAGCCCATTCAAGTCCAGCAGCGGCTGCTACAGTCCAGCTAACTTTGTTGGATTGCGTTGCGATACGCATTGGCTTCATGGCAAGTCCCATAGCTTTGGCAGAAGCCGAAAGCTTGTCAGCGTCTACTCCGTTCAAGGCACCTGGATCAGAAGAACGGACACCAAGACGGCTAGCCTTGTTTTCCAAGAGGTAGTTCATCTCAGCAATCTTGTATTCTGGCACATTGTCTAGACGCTCCATCGGCGCGTGGAGGAATTTCTCACGGTTGATGACATCATCTGTCCACTGAACGATGACCTCATGCGCACCCAAAGCATAAGCTTCTTTGACGATCAAGTGAGCCAACTCGCGTTGCTCCACATCGATAGAGAGAGCCAAGGTGTGACCAGGTTGTACGTTAATTCCGTTCGCAACCAACAATTTCGCATATTTTTCTAGATTTTCTTTAAAATTTGGTAAAACCATTCTATTCTTCCTTTTCTATTTTTCTTTCAAAGCAGAAAACAATCCTGCTAAAGCAATGGCACCAGACAAGAGTGCTGTCGATAGAATAATTGTTTCATCTGCCAGCTCTAACTGATAGTCAAAAACCTTTTCAGCTGGTTTATCTTCTGCAAAAATTCTTAGTTTCATTTTACTATTCCTCATCTCCTTTAAAACAACTCATCAAACAAACTCAACTGGTTATCCTCTGGCATATTTCCGAGAATCCCCATTTCATCCATCTTTTCAACCAAGGTTGATGAGAGTCCACCGCGCTTGCGTAGTTCTGTCTTAGAGAGGAACTCACCCTCTTCACGCGCACGCACCAACTGCTTAGCAACGTTCTCTCCCAGACCATCCATTGCTACAAATGGTGGAATGAGGGTATCCCCATCAATGAGGAACTCTGTCGCCTGACTACGATAAAGATCGAGTTTGCCAAACTTAAAGCCACGTTCCCACATTTCATTGACAATCTCAAGAGTTGTATAGAGGTCAATTTCCACATTAGAGGCTTCATTGTTCTTCCGTTTTTCAGCGATTTCTTCCATTCTGCGCTTAATAGCATCCAAGCCGGCACCCATGGTCTTGATATCAAAGGCCTTGGCGCGGATAGAGAAGTAAGCACAGTAATAATAAATCGGATGGTGAACCTTGAAGTAGGCCACACGCAAGGCCATCATAACGTAGGCTGCCGCATGGGCTTTGGGGAACATATACTTGATTTTCCCACAAGACTCGATATACCACTCGGGCACCTTATTGGCCTTCATAGCTTCGATATAGCCATTTCGCTCCTCTTCGGAAATCTTCAACCACAAACCCTTACGTACCCGTTCCATGATGGTAAAGGCCATCTTAGGTTCGAGACCAGCATGCATGAGGTAAACCATGATGTCATCCCGACAACCAATAACGGTTGATAGGTCTGCAATTCCTTGCTTGATCAAATCTTGTGCATTTCCTAACCACACATCGGTACCGTGAGACAACCCAGACAGCTGAAGCAACTCTGCAAAAGTTGTCGGATGCGTCTCATCTACCATCCCACGTACGAAGTTGGTTCCAAACTCTGGAATCCCCAGCATACCCGTCGGTGTTCCGATTTGTTCAGGAGTCACCCCTAGCACATCAGTCCCTGAAAAGAGGGCCATCACACCTTCATCATCCATAGGAATTTCATTAGGATCAATACCAGACAAGTCCTGCAATTTTCGAATCATGGTCGGATCATCATGCCCCAGCACATCGAGTTTGAGGACATTCTCATCGATATCGTGGAAGTTAAAGTGGGTGGTCTGCCATTCAGCCGTCACGTCATCCGCTGGATACTGGACTGGCGTAAAGTCGTAAACATCCATGTAGTTAGGGATAACAACGATTCCCCCTGGGTGTTGTCCCGTTGTCCGCTTGACACCAGCAGCACCTTGAGCTAGCCGCTCCACCTCTGCATCACGATAGAACTTGCCATAATCTCTCTCATAGCCCTTGACAAAGCCATAGGCAGTCTTAGCAGCTACCGTACCAACCGTTCCTGCACGGAAGGCATATTCCTCACCAAAGATATCACGCACATCCAAGTGGGCGCTAGGCTGGTCTTCTCCCGAGAAGTTCAAGTCAATATCGGGAACCTTGTCCCCATCAAAACCAAGGAAGGTCTCAAACGGAATATCCTGCCCATTTTTGCTGAGTTTATGACCACAGTTTGGACAGTCCTTATTGGGCATATCAAAACCTGAACCGTAAGAACCATCCGTGATAAACTCGCTGTACTGACACTGACCACAAATATAATGAGGAGAGAGAGGATTAACCTCCGTAATCCCAATCATAGTCGCAACAAAACTGGACCCAACAGACCCACGAGAACCAACCAAGTAGCCTCGTTCATTGGAACGTTGCACCAGCATCTGCGATGCCAGATAAATCACGGCAAATCCATTCCCCAGAATAGAAGTCAATTCTTTTTCAATCCGCAAATCAACGATATCTGGCAACGGATTTCCATAAATTTCAAAAGCTTTCTTATAGGTCAACTCAGCAACCGTTTCTTCAGCCTTATCGATGAAAGGTGTGTACAAGTCACCTTTTACAACCTCAACGGGTTCAAAGATATCTGCCAAGGCATTGGTATTTTCAATAACCAGTTTACGAGCCAGTTCCTCGCCTAAGAAGGCAAATTCATCCAACATCTCATTAGTCGTTCGAAAATGAGCTTTCGGAAGAGGAGCTGGTTGGGCATGTTCACCATGACCGATGGTTCGGTTAATCATAGCCCCTTGCCCCAAACTACGTACGATAATTTCACGGTAAATCTCTTCTTCCGGTTCGATATAATGGACATTTCCCGTAGCTAGAACAGGCTTACCAAGACGGTCTCCAACCTCTATCAAACTTTTGATAATAGTCTGGAGTTCCTCCATATCCTTGACCTGCTCCTTGGCAATCAAGGGAGCATAGATAGCTGGTGGCATGACCTCGATAAAGTCATAATACTTGGCCACTTCAACCGCCGCGTCCACACCTTGGGAAACGACTGCGTCAAAAACTTCACCCTCCGAGCAAGCCGACCCCAAAATCAAACCCTCCCGATGGGCATCTAGAACCGTTCTCGGAATCCGTGGCACCCCTTCAAAATACTTGGTGTTAGACAAAGAAACCAGCTTAAAAATATTTTTTAAACCAACTTGATTCTTGACATAAATAGTCGCATGCTTGATTCGAGCTTTTTTATAAGAGTCTGGACTGATTAGATCAATATTTAACCTAGCCAGATCGGTCACACCATGTTTTTCTGCTACCTCTTTGATAAAGATGAAAAGCAGACGACCTGTAGCTTCCGCATCGTAATTAGCCATGTGGTGGTGTTCAAGTGCTACACCAAAACGCTTGGTCAAAGGCCCCAAACCATGGCGTTTATACTCAGGATAGAGATTTCTAGCAAACTCCAGCGTATCGATGACTGGCTGGCTAATCTTAGGCAGACCATGACGCTCATAGTTAGCATTCATAAAGCCAACGTCAAAGGTCGCATTGTGAGCAACTAAGACTGTATCCTTGCAAAACTCTTGGAATTCTTGTAAAACTTGTTCCAGTGGTTTGGCATTTTTGACATGATCATCTGTAATACCTGTTAACTCAGTAGTAAAGGCTGACAAGGGATGCCCAGGATTGATAAATTCATCAAATTCGGCAATAACATTCCCCTTGTACATCTTAGAGGCCGCAACCTGAATCAAGTCATTATAGATGGCTGAAAGTCCCGTCGTTTCCACGTCAAAAACTACATAGGTCGCTTCTGACAAGTCCATCTCCACTTCGTTGTAAACGATAGGGACACGGTCCTCCACGATATTGGCTTCCATTCCATAGATAAGTTGAATTCCAGCTTTCTTAGCTGCCTTGTAGCCATGTGGGAAGGACTGGACATTCCCATGGTCCGTGATGGCAACCGCCTTGTGTCCCCACTTAGCAGCTGTCGCAACGATTTCTTCAACCTCTGGTAAAGCATCCATGGTTGACATATTGGTATGAGCATGAAACTCAATCCGACGCTCACCTTCTGGCATCAAATCCTTCCGCTCATAGTGAACAACTTCCTGCACATCCTGCACGTTCATGGTCAAATCGCGTGTGAAGTTATTCATCTCTACATTTCCACGAACTCGGAGCCAAGAATTCTTCTTAATGATGTCAAACTTCTGAGCCTCTTCTTCATTCTTAACCCATTTTTGCATTGAAAAACTTGAAGTGTAGTCCGTCATTTTAAAATTGATCAAAACGCGACCAGTTCTGGTCACTTTATGTTCCACATCAAAAACGACCCCTTCAAAGACTAGACGATTTTCCTCAGTTGTCACGTCGATCATCTGGGTAACTTCTGCCTTATCTAGTTTTGGCTTAGCCGCAGCTTTTTTAGCCTGAAAATCGAAGGCTGGTTTCTCTTCTACTGGAGGAGGAGCCATTTGTTCTAGTTGTTCCATAGCCCGCAAAGCCTCTTCATTGGCAGCCTGTACAATTTGTTCATTCTCCGTATGGAAGGCTTTCTCCTGCTCTTGTGTAAGGGCATCATTCTTTTCTATTTGGCATACAAAAGCTGGAAAACCAAACTTTTCAAGTTGCTTTGCTAAATTAGGAAGATGATTTTTCTTAAAGTGTTCCTTATCAATCGCCTCTGAACCTTCAATAAAGAGTTGATTTCCTTCCGCACGAACTTGCAAATTCTGATAAAGAGACTTAAATCCTTGGCTAGCACATGGACCTTCAGAAAAAGCCTCCCTATAGTAGGCCTGCAAGAGTTCATTTGAAAATTCCTGAGAGAGCACCTTGATTTCGAAAACAGCTTTATTCCCAGTCTTAGAAAATTCTTCACTAAGCCCTTTCTTTAACTCTAGAAATATTTCGATAGGTAAAATTTTAGAAAATACAAAATGAAATTCCCAAATCTTACTAATTTTATGAACCACAACACGCTCAATACTTGCATCAACAAGAGCAGGATCCTGTCGCAGCTGATCAGAGATTCCCAGTTGATTCATTAAAATTTCAAACTTACTTGACATTCAATTTCCTCACATTATTCTCTTACTATTTTACCATAATTAAAGAAAATATATAGCCAGTACCATCTCCCTCGCGACTTAGATGGAAAGATTTTATCATACTTGTAATAGA
It includes:
- a CDS encoding GlsB/YeaQ/YmgE family stress response membrane protein produces the protein MLGSMFVGLLVGLLAGALTNRGESMGCFGKMFLGWIGAFLGHLLFGTWGPILAGTAVIPAVLGAMLVLAIFWRRGS
- a CDS encoding pseudouridine synthase; protein product: MRLDKFLVACAVGSRTEVKNLLKAGRVTVNGKKEKSAKLQINEERDEIRFDGQVLEYEEFVYYMMNKPQGVISATEDSKHRTVLDLLDDIARTKEVFPVGRLDIDTHGLLLLTNDGQLAHALLSPKRHVDKTYLAQVKGIMTQEDVETFAKGIPLKDFTCQPAKLELVSIDREKNQSLVRVTIAEGKFHQVKRMVAYCGKEVIDLQRLTMGTLVLDENLKRGEWRRLSKEEVENLLASVG
- a CDS encoding PolC-type DNA polymerase III, whose product is MSSKFEILMNQLGISDQLRQDPALVDASIERVVVHKISKIWEFHFVFSKILPIEIFLELKKGLSEEFSKTGNKAVFEIKVLSQEFSNELLQAYYREAFSEGPCASQGFKSLYQNLQVRAEGNQLFIEGSEAIDKEHFKKNHLPNLAKQLEKFGFPAFVCQIEKNDALTQEQEKAFHTENEQIVQAANEEALRAMEQLEQMAPPPVEEKPAFDFQAKKAAAKPKLDKAEVTQMIDVTTEENRLVFEGVVFDVEHKVTRTGRVLINFKMTDYTSSFSMQKWVKNEEEAQKFDIIKKNSWLRVRGNVEMNNFTRDLTMNVQDVQEVVHYERKDLMPEGERRIEFHAHTNMSTMDALPEVEEIVATAAKWGHKAVAITDHGNVQSFPHGYKAAKKAGIQLIYGMEANIVEDRVPIVYNEVEMDLSEATYVVFDVETTGLSAIYNDLIQVAASKMYKGNVIAEFDEFINPGHPLSAFTTELTGITDDHVKNAKPLEQVLQEFQEFCKDTVLVAHNATFDVGFMNANYERHGLPKISQPVIDTLEFARNLYPEYKRHGLGPLTKRFGVALEHHHMANYDAEATGRLLFIFIKEVAEKHGVTDLARLNIDLISPDSYKKARIKHATIYVKNQVGLKNIFKLVSLSNTKYFEGVPRIPRTVLDAHREGLILGSACSEGEVFDAVVSQGVDAAVEVAKYYDFIEVMPPAIYAPLIAKEQVKDMEELQTIIKSLIEVGDRLGKPVLATGNVHYIEPEEEIYREIIVRSLGQGAMINRTIGHGEHAQPAPLPKAHFRTTNEMLDEFAFLGEELARKLVIENTNALADIFEPVEVVKGDLYTPFIDKAEETVAELTYKKAFEIYGNPLPDIVDLRIEKELTSILGNGFAVIYLASQMLVQRSNERGYLVGSRGSVGSSFVATMIGITEVNPLSPHYICGQCQYSEFITDGSYGSGFDMPNKDCPNCGHKLSKNGQDIPFETFLGFDGDKVPDIDLNFSGEDQPSAHLDVRDIFGEEYAFRAGTVGTVAAKTAYGFVKGYERDYGKFYRDAEVERLAQGAAGVKRTTGQHPGGIVVIPNYMDVYDFTPVQYPADDVTAEWQTTHFNFHDIDENVLKLDVLGHDDPTMIRKLQDLSGIDPNEIPMDDEGVMALFSGTDVLGVTPEQIGTPTGMLGIPEFGTNFVRGMVDETHPTTFAELLQLSGLSHGTDVWLGNAQDLIKQGIADLSTVIGCRDDIMVYLMHAGLEPKMAFTIMERVRKGLWLKISEEERNGYIEAMKANKVPEWYIESCGKIKYMFPKAHAAAYVMMALRVAYFKVHHPIYYYCAYFSIRAKAFDIKTMGAGLDAIKRRMEEIAEKRKNNEASNVEIDLYTTLEIVNEMWERGFKFGKLDLYRSQATEFLIDGDTLIPPFVAMDGLGENVAKQLVRAREEGEFLSKTELRKRGGLSSTLVEKMDEMGILGNMPEDNQLSLFDELF
- a CDS encoding aminopeptidase, coding for MVLPNFKENLEKYAKLLVANGINVQPGHTLALSIDVEQRELAHLIVKEAYALGAHEVIVQWTDDVINREKFLHAPMERLDNVPEYKIAEMNYLLENKASRLGVRSSDPGALNGVDADKLSASAKAMGLAMKPMRIATQSNKVSWTVAAAAGLEWAKKVFPNATSDEEAVDLLWDQIFKTCRVYEEDPVKAWEEHAAILKSKAEMLNKEQFSALHYTAPGTDLTLGLPKNHVWESAGAVNAQDEGFLPNMPTEEVFTAPDFRRADGYVTSTKPLSYNGNIIEGIKVTFKDGQIVDISAEKGDQVMKDLVFENAGARALGECALVPDPSPISQSGITFFNTLFDENASNHLAIGAAYATSVVGGAEMSEEELEAAGLNRSDVHVDFMIGSNQMDIDGIREDGTRVPLFRNGDWAI
- the pepC gene encoding aminopeptidase C gives rise to the protein MNAIQESFTDKLFANYEANVKYQAIENAASHNGIFAALERRQSHVDNTPVFSLDLTKDKVTNQKASGRCWMFAALNTFRHKLISQYKLENFELSQAHTFFWDKYEKSNWFLEQVIATADQELTSRKVSFLLQTPQQDGGQWDMVVALFEKYGVVPKSVYPESISSSNSRELNAILNKLLRQDAQILRDLLASGADQATVQAKKEDLLQEIFNFLAMSLGLPPRQFDFAYRDKDDNYQSEKGITPQEFYKKYVNLPLEDYVSVINAPTTDKPYGKSYTVEMLGNVVGSRAVRYINVPMERLKELAIAQMQTGETVWFGSDVGQLSNRKAGILATDVYDFESSMDIQLTQDKAGRLDYSESLMTHAMVLTGVDLDENGKSTKWKVENSWGDKVGTDGYFVASDAWMDEYTYQIVVRKELLTAEERAAYEAEPIVLAPWDPMGALAE
- a CDS encoding HAD-IC family P-type ATPase; protein product: MKYLSSQDIKDRQRNISDIKPYKTTKEIVVSNIFTFFNAMNLALAVLVATTLRFENMLFLGVIAINTAIGIFQEVRSKNALEKLSLLGKSKYRVNRDGQTIEIDPEDIVLGEYLHLNLGDQVPVDAEVLEGNIEVDESLLTGESDSIFKTVGDKLMSGSNVVSGTCLVTATAVGPDSYINKLAKSSKEFKKYPSQLRDYMDKILKIVSILLVPVAILLYVRGFSLGRSYVEIVLGSSGALVGMIPEGLILLVSVSLAVAAMKLAKKKVLVQELYCVETLARVDVLCFDKTGTITTGNMKVREMDANLAEKLSSYLAYFEDENATSRALKTYLTCEKKWDVQEVGAFSSKNKYSFVQVKDGGTYFFGAYEFLGFTQAMDPYYEHLKQQGFRILSLAHSKDQITSPDDMELLGHVVLSDEIKDNTKETFDYFESQGVEVKIISGDNHVAVYGVARKAGFKESARAIDMTKVSDEDFERVVLEHDIFGRVTPEQKEKMVTVLQNAGKTVAMSGDGVNDVLALKKADISFAMNGATSAAKSVSNIVFLTDDFAVFYDILMEGRRVINNIQKVASLFLTKTFFSIVFAILSVIFGLEFAFIPIQFTIISAITIGIPSFFLTFESNKEKVSTHFMRDILTNAAIGGGILVASVLLTNFFITVPGQVKFICFLLALINGLCLVAKVSLPFNRYKLLLLTFLSLAALVGVLANTFILQGAFVPLEANQMLYVAILAVAIGGFHYLTRRKS